In Mixophyes fleayi isolate aMixFle1 chromosome 3, aMixFle1.hap1, whole genome shotgun sequence, the genomic stretch TTACATGGAGATATAGAGCTGAGCTAGGGCACTTCCCTCCAGGATCTTAATCTTTCCATTTAAAACTTGCCCTTCctgcatcacaacatggttttgcaaggtGCAAAATGGCACCTTCTAGTTTGGTTTATTTAAAGTAGCAAGttttgcccttaaagacattgcgattttaaatttagctgttaaagtcgctgaatatcgacGAGTTGCAGAAAccgcagcataatacatttacccccagatatgtcTGGGGTGTGGCACATGCCTGCCACACCCACTTTGAGAAGCCACACTTTTTTGGGTCCAGGCATCAGGACTACTGGGAAGCATGCAGACAGTAAAATAAATCAACCCAGCGGGgtaacaaatttattttatttctttttaaaaaaatacttttatacaagaccaaaaagaaaaaatatttgtaaatcttAAGGGCATAAAAAGGCTCATAAGTAGATCTGTTATGCTTTGCACTATATTTGCTGAATGTTGTCACTATCCTCATTTTATGTGGACAAAACATGGCAACTTCATATGTGGCAACAtctttgtgggtgccatcttagacCTGGTAATTTTAAATCTCCCGCATCCATTGTGAATATTTGTCATAGATGTATGCAATATTAGTtctaataaatttgcaaaaagagTGCATTTAGGGTAGATGCACATGAGTGCTTGCTATGCTCCTATGATATGGTCGGTCTCAGCTGCTGTCACAACAGAGATTCTAAATCTCTATAACGAATGCGGTGTCCATACATATTGACAATTTTCCAATATGCTTGAGGGAGCATGACTGCAACAAGCAGCACTCATGGTCAGTCAAGCATTTGGGAAATTATACAGCTACCCCATTCGTTACAGAGATCAGTGACCCAGATGCTTTAAAATGCATTTACTAAGGATGATTCTGGGCACCTTACTCAAATCAGAAAAGATGTTTAAAACAAAACCCCTTAAGTAGCTATGCTCGATGCAGATTAGCTATTCTAAGTAACATCTTTTAATTAAACCTTAAAGCTTGACCTGTGCCCTCTTTAGAGCACTATAGCGTCTGGATCTAGCTGTATATGTGTGCAACTTATTGTCCCTGCTGGCATTAAACTACAGCAAATACTGTTTTCATGTTTGAGTGTAACCAAAATgacattaaatttaaaatgttggtttaAAATTAACCCATAGACAATTACCTGCAAGAGAGGAAAGTCAGACAATATATCAGCACGCTTTTCTTCCACCATTAGAATAGTCTCCAGCAGCTGTACATCAGCCAAAGTAAATCGATTTCCAACTAGATACCTCTCACCATGATCTTTTAAGACCTTCAGTATAAAGATAGTTTTCTGTTATGAATACAACGTTTCATATCATTTCCAGTTATCAATTTAATTATATTCACACCTATAAGACAATGCTGTGGTTCATCTCTGTTGTCAACCATATTAGGAgcttattaatattgtttttaggacTTGCTGAGAGCATTTTCTCATGATGCACTGGAGAAGAGGATTGAGAAAGCCATGCAGAAAATGTGAATCATTTATCAATAATGTTGGTTACTAAGGCATTGTTCCATTGAAGTCATCAGCCTAGCAAGCAGCCTGGCATCTGACAGTAATATCTAAAGTTGACATGGTCTtcatataaatgtccagaaacaaagtTAATTCTACTTTGGGAATTTTTACCTCTACATATACAGGATATACCCTGGAAATAAAattatgatgataaatatatattacctTTTCATAAACAGGAAAGTATCTATTCTTAGCTTTTTGCACAATGACATCGATGTGTCTTTCTTTGTCCTCCGGCAGTATAAATGGATGCCACATTATGAACTCCATAAAGTCATAGGTACCCCCCACATACATGTCAATTCTAAGGACAGAAAAATAAGacttaatttaagccataatatATTTGCTTTAGAATTGGAGTTGTAACATATGTTAAGTAGgccattttattttacaacattacatattttttccttttaatgttGTCCCACAAGAATGAATTCAAAAGTGTTTTTGCCTTAAGGTGGTGCTATGAACTTGAGATTCTATAGTGGAATAGCACCATCAATGACCTGTAATGAagacaaaatgtaaacaaaaagaattacatttttgtttataaaTTAATTCTTACAAAGTTCTCTCCTGTAGGTTCTTCCCATAAAGGTCATGTTTTTCAGCGATGTATTGCAAAATGGCTTTAGTCTGTACTAGTTTCATTCCATCAATTTCCACCATTGGTATTTGTTGAAACAGCAATGCTCCATCTGAAAATATAAGAGACCAGATGAAATATGTGCTCTAGATAGAATAGTCCTACATGGTTTTTATTTTTGGGTGCAGGGACCGTACACATGTTTTGTTTGATCTAATGGCGCTTAAACTCCTTTATCCCTCAAATGTAGCCTGTAGCGTCCCACAACACTATTGGGAATTCTCATTGTCAAAGACTGTAAGATGGATTGATCTATGGTCTATTGATAAGTAGGGGCCAGTAAAGTTGTTACTGCCCCCAACTTACCTTACAATGACAACATACAGCTGCTGATCTTTATGGAAGGTCGAGGCAATAGTGATTGCTCTGTACTCAAATTTTATGGAATAAACCAATATAAAACGATTAGAAATGAATGTGTAAAATGTATATGTGATGTTTTAGATAAATTTGGAAACCAGTGTCCACTATGTACTACAGGCTTGACCTTCTAAGGTCTCGTACGCATAGAGGATTTTAATCCTATCCAAGTTGTTCAGAGAGTCTGTACATATATACCTTACAGAATATGAATGACAGAACATAGGAGTAGCATGTTCTACTTTGTTATTTCCATCCTCTGCCCGTGAAGACTGCATGCAACACTTGGACCTCCAAAAGCCATATTGGAACTCTGCTATTACTATGTTCACCCCCAATGAATAAACTTCATTTCAGATGGGACTAAGATACACCCACATATCATAAACCCAAATAGGAA encodes the following:
- the LOC142144087 gene encoding glutathione S-transferase alpha-4-like yields the protein MTEKPKLYYFDGRGRMESIRWILAAAGVEFEEELLETREQYEALLQDGALLFQQIPMVEIDGMKLVQTKAILQYIAEKHDLYGKNLQERTLIDMYVGGTYDFMEFIMWHPFILPEDKERHIDVIVQKAKNRYFPVYEKVLKDHGERYLVGNRFTLADVQLLETILMVEEKRADILSDFPLLQGFKERTSEIPTIKAFLQPGSQRKPQPDTKYVNSVTTVLQIYVKAPF